Part of the Sciurus carolinensis chromosome 7, mSciCar1.2, whole genome shotgun sequence genome, CTGCCCTGCATCCTGTGTCTTTGAGGATGGTGAAACTGGGGTGGGTGCTGGCCAACACCgggtgttgggggctgtgccagccagaacggcgcctgatcacatcggcagtgaggaggttaattgacataagcgcactcaggtgatttatcactggcggtattcagttaagtccacgcgcacaacgtgtgcacaggtgttcccaagcaCGCCTGCTTGGGCCAGCTTGTTttgacccttgccgtgatggggcagctggctcctgatcgcaactggcgtggccccccactccgcctcctggagggaatataagcgggcagtggacGGGGCGCGaaagtaaggagcagcagcaagcagaaagaagcggagtagaagccattagcagaaaggaagaagaagcggcaagcagatagaaagcacctctgaaaagaagcaccttaggtagacgcacccttagttcacaggatgcaggacgcacctttaagaagaagcagcagaacaaagaagaaatagatctctgataagcgtagaagcctctttctctagaactttctctctaagcaaagtttctcttcctgataagcaaagtttctcttcctctaagcaaagtctctcttcctctaagcaaagtctctcttcctgttaagcaaagtttctcttcctctaagcaaagtctatctttctctcaaagtctctcttcctctataaattagtgaatataggaaaaatagtttatttccaggcccctcctataaatacctgcgcaattgttgccatGGGCGGCGACAACCAGGGATATGCTCTCTCTTTGCCCACCTCCCCTGGCATCAACCCCCCGAGCCAGGCTAATGCATATTGCCCAGCTGACCCCTCGAGTCTGTGGCTAAGCTTCCAGGTGCCAAGTCACACCCAACCTAGTTTTCTCTTAGGCTCTTGCTTTATAAAATCTCACTGTTATTGCCATTGACTCCTTCCAGATGAATTAGTTCCCTTCAGCCCCAGATCCCTTGCTGTAGGACAGGGTGTCTCATTCTTTAGTAGTTCTGTTTTCACAACTTTGGTCATCTCCTCGCAACACTTGTGTTATTGTTtgcttaatatatatttacaaatatatataaataatatgaatatattatttatattacaagattttacatatacatatttatttaatatgtatatatatatttgcttaaaTTGCCTTGCTTTCAAACAAGCAAAACCACAACTCTATTTTGCTTTGGGCAAAAATATCCTGAAATCAGATTTGAAGTGTCATTTATGTTTCCCTATTTCTCACTAAAATAAATCCATAACTATTCAATAAAACACTTTGTGGGCAGCCTAGATTCACATGGTACCCCAGAGAACCCTTGTGCCACACTTTGGGAAATGCTCGTCTCAGGGCCTCCAACTCGGGCCTGCTCACTTCCACTTCAGGACTTTCCTACCCATCCTGCCCACAAACACTTAGGATTCATAAAACTTGCTATTCCATGCCATGTGCAACACTTACGTGTCAGTGGAATTTCATTGATAAATGATTATCGAAGCTAATATAATGTGCGGGATAAGATCGTGACTCTGGAGAtaacctggattcaaatcccaggtCCCCCATGTGTTGTATAAGTCATTTCTCCTCTCTTAGTGTCATGGTTTGGACATCAGGTGCCCTCCTCCCccacaaagctcctgtgttaatacaggaacGTTCAGAGGGGAAacgattggattatgagagctgtgacctaatcagtcctTCCTACTTTGAAAGAATTGACTGGGTAGTGACCGCAGGCAGGTGCAgaatggctggaggagatgggtcactaggggtgtgccctggaagggtgcatctttccAGTGGCCCCTTTCCcacttctctccctctgcttATTGGTGTCCATGAACAGAGCAGcactcctcctccacacccttccaccatgatgttctgctgcaGAACAGCTGAGCCCAGAACAATCCATTTGACCaaccatgaactaaacctctggCCCTGTAAGcagaaataaactttccctcctctaagttggtctcgtcaggtattttggtcacagcaataaaaagctgactaatcaTACTCAGGTAGCTCAGAGGACAGCTATGAGATTAAATAAACTAATATTATGTTCAGGGCTTAGAAAAGTGCACACGTTAAGTGCTGTCTAAAGTTAAATATTAGTGTAAGCTGTGAGTTTGGGCAAtggaagtttaaagaaaaaagtagactGAGTTTACTAGGTACCTTTTCCTTTGAGAAAAAGTTGGCTAGGGAATCGTAGGTGTGAACTCACACTTGTTCAATTTCATGGTAAATGCTGCATGTATTTATTGGTTGAGGGCATTAGGGTTTATAAATCAGGTGACCTATAGAGAACACAAAATGACTTGAAATGGCATCTGACTGCAATTCAAAATGGGGTATTCTATGCAAATTTGAGAATGATACCTTCTCACCCTCCAAcattctcaaaatttttttcttttgaagtttgtTATCTTTACTTGAAAGCAGCATTTTCACTAAGTATTGGGAGCAGTGTAAAATTGTGGTTGTGTACAATCCACAcgttctttttttgcagtgctggggactgagcccagggtcttgagcatgctaagcacgtgttccaccactgagctgcccaCTAGCTCCTATTCCAAATGTCTTTAAGAGGCTTTATGTTATGACAGAGTACAAGAGATACTTCTAAAATAAACTACAAGCTTtctgattatttaataaattttaatatttcatagtaAGTTTTTCCAGGTCATAATATGAACAATATTTCTTCCTATTTCCATTTTGAAGTAATCAAAGGATCAGTTACATTACTTTAAATGTCCTAATTACATTTACTTGAGCACAATTACATTTATGAAGAATAACAAAGGAACTATAAAGCTATATTTGAATGAAACACCTTCATTCTAACTTTGAAACCTAATCAGGAAAACATATTTAGTATAATAATAATCCACTACCTGTGCATCATCATTGTTAGGCTTTCTAGGTGATGAAAACTATCATGTTAAGAAAAGGTATTCAGATaattaataaaaaccaaaattcttttaaaaacatttgtactTTCCACTGCCAGAGATTTGtttaaagttataaatatatactttgaaGGCAAAATGATCAAATTACTTCCTGAGGCTAGTCTAACAAGTTCTGAATGCTaagcaaaaaatatgaaatgtctcAGGAGGTAAAATTCTGAAGATTTTTATCTGAAACTGTTAGATGCCTCTAAGAGTCAGATGAGGACATGTGAAATTCCCTAAAAGGGAAAAGGCTAATGCAAAAGGCTCAGGGAGGGAACCAGGAGCTTTGAACAGCAAACTGTTCTCCAGTTTGCTTATTTGTTCATTTGGGAGAATCATATTTTCTCAATCTAATTGTATGGACCATAGCCAGTTTCAAACTGCTGCACAAGATTTCCCAATACTGTCAAATATTTCCAACGGATATCTTTCTCAGTTAATCAGCATTGTTACTACTATCTATATTTCTTGACGCACAAGATCAGTCTCCCAGCTCAACAAGAGATAGTCgccattttccatttcactccCTGCACGCACACCAATATCCTGGTGCAACTTGGAATGTCTTTCAAAAGTCCTCACTGTCATGGCTGAAGAGTGGACCTGCTCTGTCTATGTAAGTGATGGCAGAGCCCAGCCCGTACAGACACACATCCCAGGTGTCTGTTCCCTCTGGCCTGGAGGGAGCTGCCTCTTGAGGAAAAGCCACTGTGGACCTGATGGCCCGACAATCTCCTGGAACTTTTAAAGGAGTTTTCCCCACAGGAGAGGCTGCCCTGGTGACTGCAGCTGGCGGGGGCAGGGCTTCAGGATAGACAGGCATCAGGGTGTTGTCCGCAGCATAGTTACAGGTTGAAAGGCTATTGACCTCCTGCACACCAGCGCTGTGTTTCAGAGCTGGGCACGGAAAAGCCTGGTAAGACACTTGGGTGGTCGTGGTGATCACTGTCTGCAGAGCTGGGCCACCTGCCGAAGGAGTTGCAAGGTACCTGCAGGGAAGCTCTGGATTTTGATATGGGTTTGTGGCCATGGCCTGTAACTGTCCCCTCCCCAAGGCTGGGTCAGTCTGCTCCCCAAGGCTGGGTTTTCCAAGCGCTGGTTTCCAGCCACATTGTTTACTGGCGAAATCAACATTTCTCTCGAAGCTGCTGTATGAATTGACGTTATATTGGAGTGTGTTCAGATGAACCCAGTCTGTGTCTTTAGGGACACTGATAGAATCTTTACAAAGGGTGGGGTATGGGTTTGGATTTGTGTATCCAGGGCCTGTCAATTCATAGCTGCAAGGTGACTGAGGCAAATAGATTCTTGGGTTTGGATATTTCTGAAAGGGAGGCACCATGTCTCCTTGAAAGATGGCTAGGTCACAGGTAGCTTTGTAAGCATCAGAGTTTGGGAAGGAAGGACAAGACTGCCCTGGAATAGGGAAGGTGGTGTCAGTAATTATATCAAACGGTTCTGGATTTTCCAGGAAAGGCGGGCTGTTGAAATGTTCACTGCTGTCTTGATTTGCTCCTGCCTAAGAAATGAGACAAACACAGAAACATGATATATAAATGGCGTAGACATCCTCACCCATAACAATAGTCAACCATGCAAACAAAAACAAGCTTCCAGTAGGTGGGCTCTGTTTTGTGACAATACCCTGCTAAGTGACATGATTTGGGCTTGTGGTCCAGAGTTTGCTAAGCT contains:
- the Gcm2 gene encoding chorion-specific transcription factor GCMb, with the translated sequence MPADMVQDAERVCAYGMKLNWDINDPQMPQEPAHFDHFREWPDGYVRFIYSREEKKAQRHLSGWAMRNTNNHNGHILKKSCLGVVVCARSCALPDGSRLQLRPAICDKARLKQQKKACPNCHSALELIPCRGHSGYPVTNFWRLDGNAIFFQAKGVHDHPRPESKSETEARRSALKRQMTSFYQPQKKRMREPEAGANQDSSEHFNSPPFLENPEPFDIITDTTFPIPGQSCPSFPNSDAYKATCDLAIFQGDMVPPFQKYPNPRIYLPQSPCSYELTGPGYTNPNPYPTLCKDSISVPKDTDWVHLNTLQYNVNSYSSFERNVDFASKQCGWKPALGKPSLGEQTDPALGRGQLQAMATNPYQNPELPCRYLATPSAGGPALQTVITTTTQVSYQAFPCPALKHSAGVQEVNSLSTCNYAADNTLMPVYPEALPPPAAVTRAASPVGKTPLKVPGDCRAIRSTVAFPQEAAPSRPEGTDTWDVCLYGLGSAITYIDRAGPLFSHDSEDF